In Marixanthomonas ophiurae, one genomic interval encodes:
- the porQ gene encoding type IX secretion system protein PorQ, with protein MNQKVYFLLFIILLSTTAVAQVGGRSTYQFLNLVNSPRQAALGGKTITNYDYDPTQALFNPATINPAMDNQFSLNYANYIGDVNYGTAAYAYAWDRRTQVINAGVTYINYGKFDGYDEQGNATNSFSGGEVALSFGHARNIAFTDFYVGANVKFISSKLEQYSSFGIATDIGIMYFYEEWDLHITGVARNLGTQITPYHETYEKLPFELIFGISQTLKNIPIRWHFTLENMQRWNVAFANPNRDETDLEGNSTGEKINFIDNAFRHMIVGIELFPKGGFNIRLGYNLRRGEELRIIEQRAFAGLSAGFSLKLNKLRLSYSYSQYSLAASTSTFGLNIDLQ; from the coding sequence ATGAACCAAAAGGTTTACTTCTTATTATTTATAATCTTACTATCAACTACTGCTGTAGCGCAAGTAGGAGGACGTTCAACGTATCAGTTTTTAAATTTAGTAAATTCCCCACGACAAGCAGCTTTAGGAGGGAAGACAATAACAAATTACGATTACGATCCTACGCAGGCACTTTTTAACCCTGCTACTATTAATCCAGCGATGGATAATCAATTCTCTCTCAATTATGCCAATTATATAGGTGATGTAAATTACGGAACAGCAGCTTATGCCTATGCTTGGGACCGCCGTACACAAGTAATTAATGCAGGGGTTACCTATATTAACTACGGAAAGTTTGATGGCTATGACGAACAAGGAAACGCAACTAATAGTTTTAGTGGCGGTGAAGTAGCTCTTTCTTTTGGTCACGCTCGTAATATTGCGTTTACCGATTTTTATGTAGGAGCCAATGTAAAATTTATATCTTCAAAATTAGAACAGTACAGCTCCTTTGGTATAGCAACCGATATTGGTATTATGTATTTTTATGAAGAATGGGATTTACACATTACTGGAGTTGCTAGAAACTTAGGGACGCAAATTACACCATATCACGAAACCTATGAAAAACTTCCTTTTGAGTTAATCTTCGGAATATCACAAACCCTTAAAAACATACCTATTCGATGGCATTTTACTTTAGAAAATATGCAACGATGGAATGTAGCTTTCGCCAATCCCAATCGTGATGAAACAGATTTAGAAGGAAATTCCACAGGTGAAAAAATCAACTTTATTGATAATGCATTTCGCCATATGATTGTGGGAATTGAACTTTTCCCCAAAGGAGGTTTTAACATTCGGTTAGGCTATAATTTACGTAGGGGAGAAGAACTTAGAATAATAGAGCAAAGAGCTTTTGCTGGGTTAAGCGCTGGATTTTCCTTAAAACTGAATAAATTGCGGCTAAGTTATTCCTATTCACAGTATAGTTTGGCGGCTTCAACGAGTACTTTTGGACTCAATATAGACCTACAATAA
- the cmk gene encoding (d)CMP kinase has protein sequence MHKITIAIDGYSSTGKSTVAKQLADWLEYVYIDTGAMYRAVTLYAMENGFISEEEFDREALIKKLSEIHLEFKKSSPTAKAEIFLNGKNVESEIRTLDVSEFVSPIATVSEVRKKLVEQQQRMGSEKGVVMDGRDIGTIVLPKAELKIFMNASAEQRAKRRYDELTERGDHVTFKEVLKNVQERDHIDTTRKDSPLRKAADAIEIDNSEMNLEDQFHIILQLAKDRIAGRV, from the coding sequence ATGCATAAAATTACCATTGCCATAGACGGTTACTCATCTACCGGAAAAAGTACAGTTGCCAAGCAATTGGCAGATTGGTTGGAATATGTATATATCGATACTGGCGCAATGTATCGTGCCGTAACGTTATATGCTATGGAAAATGGTTTTATTTCTGAAGAAGAATTTGATAGGGAAGCACTTATCAAAAAACTATCAGAAATTCATTTAGAATTCAAAAAAAGTAGTCCTACAGCAAAAGCTGAAATATTCCTTAATGGAAAAAATGTAGAAAGTGAAATAAGAACTTTAGATGTTTCAGAATTTGTAAGCCCAATCGCCACTGTTTCCGAAGTACGAAAAAAATTGGTTGAACAACAACAGCGAATGGGTTCTGAAAAAGGTGTTGTGATGGATGGTCGCGATATTGGTACCATTGTTTTACCTAAAGCCGAACTGAAAATCTTTATGAATGCTTCCGCAGAACAACGCGCGAAACGAAGGTACGATGAGCTCACCGAACGCGGTGACCATGTTACGTTTAAAGAAGTTTTGAAAAACGTTCAGGAACGCGATCATATAGATACTACCCGTAAAGATTCTCCTTTACGAAAAGCAGCAGATGCCATTGAAATTGACAATAGTGAAATGAATCTAGAAGATCAATTTCATATCATATTGCAACTAGCCAAAGACCGAATAGCAGGAAGAGTTTAA
- the rpsA gene encoding 30S ribosomal protein S1, with protein sequence MADKANKDAAKEKAAEKQEDVAVAEQKATEETQKPQEELSLKQRDPKQFLEEFNWHNYEEGIDPIDDGKLEEFEKLVTENFVDTLDDEVVEGEVVYITDRDAIIDINAKSEGVISLNEFRYNPDLKVGDKVEVLIDVREDSTGQLILSHRKARTIKAWERVNDAHDDATIVNGYVKCRTKGGMIVDVFGIEAFLPGSQIDVKPIRDYDAYVGKTMEFKVVKINHEFKNVVVSHKALIEADIEEQKKEIIGQLEKGQVLEGVVKNITSYGVFVDLGGVDGLVHITDLSWSRINHPNEIVDLDQKLNVVILDFDEDKTRIQLGLKQLKAHPWDALGDDLKVGDNVKGKVVVIADYGAFIEVAEGVEGLIHVSEMSWSTHLRSAQDFVNVGDEVEAQILTMDKEDRKMSLGIKQLTPDPWTDITTKYPVGSRHTGIVRNFTNFGVFVELEEGIDGLIYISDLSWTKKIKHPSEFTEIGAELDVVVLELDVEGRKLSLGHKQTEDNPWDKYEGEFAVGTKHTAKIDEIVDKGATIEFNDDITAFVPKRHLEKEDGTDLQKGEEAEFQIIEFNKEFKKVVVSHMVIHKEEEAKIVKDAAKKQAAQAEDSKTTLGDANSKLQELKDKMSGK encoded by the coding sequence ATGGCTGATAAAGCAAACAAAGATGCAGCAAAAGAAAAAGCTGCAGAAAAACAAGAAGATGTAGCTGTTGCAGAACAAAAAGCTACTGAGGAAACTCAAAAACCTCAAGAAGAACTTTCTTTAAAGCAAAGAGATCCTAAACAATTTTTAGAAGAATTCAACTGGCATAACTACGAAGAGGGTATTGATCCAATCGATGATGGTAAGTTAGAAGAGTTTGAAAAATTAGTTACAGAAAACTTTGTTGACACATTAGATGATGAGGTAGTAGAAGGAGAAGTAGTTTATATTACAGATCGTGATGCTATTATCGATATCAATGCGAAAAGTGAAGGTGTTATCTCTTTAAACGAGTTTCGTTACAATCCAGACCTTAAAGTTGGTGACAAAGTAGAGGTGTTAATTGATGTACGTGAAGACAGTACGGGACAATTAATTCTTTCACACCGTAAGGCTAGAACTATTAAAGCTTGGGAGCGTGTTAATGATGCTCATGATGATGCTACTATTGTTAACGGTTATGTTAAGTGCCGTACTAAAGGTGGTATGATTGTAGACGTATTCGGTATCGAAGCTTTCTTGCCAGGTTCGCAAATAGATGTGAAGCCTATCCGTGATTACGATGCATATGTAGGAAAAACAATGGAATTCAAAGTTGTGAAAATCAACCACGAATTTAAAAACGTTGTTGTTTCGCATAAAGCACTTATTGAAGCGGATATCGAAGAACAGAAAAAAGAAATTATCGGGCAGCTTGAAAAAGGACAAGTACTGGAAGGAGTTGTTAAAAACATTACTTCATACGGTGTATTTGTTGACCTTGGAGGTGTTGACGGATTGGTACACATTACAGACCTTTCTTGGTCTCGTATCAACCACCCGAACGAGATTGTTGACCTTGACCAGAAATTAAACGTTGTAATCCTTGACTTTGATGAGGATAAAACACGTATCCAACTAGGTCTTAAGCAATTAAAAGCTCACCCATGGGATGCTCTTGGAGACGACTTAAAAGTAGGTGATAACGTAAAAGGTAAAGTAGTTGTTATTGCAGACTACGGTGCATTTATTGAAGTTGCTGAAGGCGTTGAAGGATTAATCCACGTTAGCGAAATGTCTTGGTCTACCCACTTACGTAGCGCACAAGATTTCGTAAATGTTGGTGATGAGGTTGAAGCTCAAATACTAACTATGGATAAAGAAGACCGTAAAATGTCTCTTGGTATTAAGCAATTAACACCAGATCCATGGACTGATATTACAACTAAATACCCTGTAGGTTCTAGACACACAGGTATTGTACGTAACTTTACAAACTTTGGTGTATTTGTTGAATTAGAAGAAGGAATTGATGGACTAATTTACATTAGTGATCTTTCTTGGACTAAGAAAATCAAGCACCCAAGTGAATTTACTGAAATTGGAGCTGAATTAGATGTTGTTGTTCTTGAATTAGATGTTGAAGGACGCAAGTTAAGTTTAGGCCACAAACAAACAGAAGACAACCCTTGGGATAAGTACGAAGGTGAGTTTGCTGTAGGAACTAAGCACACTGCCAAAATTGACGAAATTGTAGACAAAGGAGCAACGATCGAGTTTAACGACGACATCACAGCATTTGTACCAAAACGTCACTTAGAAAAAGAAGATGGAACAGATCTTCAAAAAGGTGAAGAAGCAGAATTCCAAATTATTGAGTTCAACAAAGAATTCAAGAAAGTGGTAGTTTCACATATGGTTATCCATAAAGAAGAAGAAGCTAAAATTGTAAAAGATGCTGCTAAAAAGCAAGCCGCTCAAGCCGAAGACTCTAAAACGACTCTCGGTGATGCAAACTCTAAGCTTCAAGAATTGAAAGACAAAATGAGCGGTAAATAA
- a CDS encoding glyoxalase — METKDEVLLQLRPEIPSATFNDQMSDAEYFQNNTLRPVVKLQKNLLLAAFRNYVRKHKNVFYDLSIEKRMDYIDNAIHKDMKFRNSLKGMVIGQFTLYEYETYINDSSALNKRMMNIVIERLKSNVQLLEPEFA, encoded by the coding sequence ATGGAAACTAAAGACGAAGTTTTATTGCAGTTACGACCCGAAATTCCTTCGGCAACATTCAATGACCAAATGAGTGATGCAGAGTATTTTCAGAACAATACCTTGCGCCCCGTTGTGAAGCTTCAGAAAAATTTATTGTTAGCAGCTTTTAGAAATTATGTGCGAAAACATAAAAATGTGTTTTATGATCTTTCGATTGAAAAACGGATGGATTATATTGACAACGCCATACATAAGGATATGAAGTTTCGAAATTCGTTAAAAGGAATGGTCATAGGCCAATTTACTTTGTACGAATATGAAACGTACATAAATGACTCTTCTGCTTTAAATAAACGAATGATGAATATTGTTATCGAGCGTTTAAAGAGCAATGTGCAACTATTAGAACCTGAATTTGCATAA
- a CDS encoding NAD-dependent succinate-semialdehyde dehydrogenase, translating to MATKTSFNPYTGSEIKSYKTHTKPEIQDILTKADKRFYSWRETSFAERKKLMLAAASELKNNKEEYAKDMTLEMGKPIKQAIAEVEKCAWVCEYYAENAEEQLKNEIIKTDAQKSYVSYEPMGVVLAIMPWNYPFWQVFRFAAPALMAGNIGVLKHASNVFGSALNIEKVFKRAGFPNNCFTTLKVGSDAIEEIIENPIVKAVTLTGSGPAGSEVAATAGKNIKKTVLELGGNNALVVLKDCDVDKTIDTCVQARFQNTGQSCIAGKRLLVDESISEEFIEKLIIKVRELKSGDPMNEETFIGTLAREDLAKDLEEQVNKSVKSGAKLEIGGKRQNAYFEPTVVSNVSPEMTMFKEETFGPALSITTFKSVDEAIELSNNSKFGLGVSIFSEDIEAAEKMAYRFEEGAVFINELVKSDPRLPFGGVKNSGYGRELSNHGITEFVNRKTVYINK from the coding sequence ATGGCTACTAAAACTTCATTTAATCCATACACTGGTTCTGAAATAAAATCTTACAAAACACACACCAAACCCGAAATTCAAGATATTTTAACAAAAGCCGATAAGCGGTTTTATTCGTGGCGAGAAACCTCATTTGCAGAACGAAAAAAACTAATGTTGGCAGCTGCTTCTGAATTAAAAAATAATAAAGAAGAATATGCAAAGGATATGACTTTGGAAATGGGGAAACCCATAAAACAAGCCATTGCAGAAGTTGAAAAGTGCGCTTGGGTTTGCGAATATTACGCCGAAAATGCAGAAGAACAATTAAAAAATGAAATAATTAAAACTGATGCTCAAAAAAGTTATGTGAGTTATGAGCCTATGGGAGTAGTATTAGCTATCATGCCTTGGAATTACCCATTCTGGCAGGTGTTTCGATTTGCTGCACCAGCATTAATGGCTGGTAATATTGGGGTGTTGAAACATGCTTCCAACGTCTTCGGAAGTGCTCTAAACATAGAAAAAGTATTTAAACGTGCTGGATTTCCAAACAATTGTTTTACTACTTTAAAAGTGGGAAGTGATGCTATTGAAGAAATTATAGAAAACCCAATTGTAAAAGCCGTAACCTTAACGGGTAGCGGCCCTGCTGGCTCTGAAGTAGCAGCTACGGCAGGGAAAAATATTAAAAAAACAGTCTTAGAATTAGGTGGTAACAATGCTTTAGTCGTTTTAAAAGATTGCGATGTAGATAAAACAATCGATACCTGTGTACAGGCTCGTTTTCAAAACACCGGTCAAAGTTGTATCGCGGGTAAACGGTTATTGGTAGATGAATCAATTTCAGAAGAATTTATTGAAAAGCTAATAATAAAAGTACGGGAATTGAAAAGTGGTGACCCTATGAATGAAGAAACCTTCATTGGTACACTGGCACGAGAAGATTTAGCGAAAGATTTAGAAGAACAAGTAAATAAATCTGTGAAATCTGGTGCAAAACTAGAAATAGGAGGAAAACGACAAAACGCTTATTTTGAACCTACTGTAGTGAGTAATGTCTCTCCTGAAATGACTATGTTTAAAGAAGAAACGTTTGGTCCCGCATTATCTATTACAACCTTTAAGTCTGTAGATGAGGCTATTGAACTTTCTAACAATTCAAAATTTGGATTGGGAGTTTCTATCTTTTCTGAAGATATTGAAGCTGCTGAAAAAATGGCCTACCGATTTGAGGAAGGTGCCGTTTTTATTAATGAATTAGTGAAAAGTGATCCGCGTTTACCATTTGGAGGTGTTAAAAACAGTGGGTATGGACGCGAGTTAAGCAACCATGGAATTACAGAGTTTGTAAATAGAAAAACCGTTTATATTAATAAATAA
- a CDS encoding WD40/YVTN/BNR-like repeat-containing protein codes for MKKLLYTILILAFLPVSISAQETALKGKELFGDMEARHIGPALMSGRINDIEMHPSNTRIIYIGTAGGGVWKSSNGGATFSPIFDEHVQSIGVVTLDPKDPDQTIWVGTGETWTRNSVSVGDGLFKSTDGGNNWEEIPGFENSERIASVVINPNNTDEVYVGVLGALWSDSEDRGVYKTTDGGKTWNKMLYVGPSTGAADVIMDPKNPNVLYASMWQFKRTGWSFNSGGENSALYKSTDSGKTWNKIHNGFPEGDLGRIAIAVAPSDNNTLYSVLETEEKDKNGLWKSTDAGKSWEHLNNDFGLTVRPFYFSRITVDPKNPNIVVKGGLTGSISRDGGKTFKNLGNMHADIHDITFHINDSDIMYSATDGGLYRSWNGGSVFEIVEDLPLSQFYHISTDDAEPYNVYGGLQDNGSWYGPSSSPGGVNARDWNSVGYGDGFRVLKHPTKNIIYSEMQGAQNVWQYDVDRNRTRTIQPLPKKGDAELRFNWNAPMAVSTHAPDRFYMGSQFLHKSEDMGETWQIISPDLTTNDPEKQNQSESGGLSVDNSGAENHTTIFTIAESPLDENIIWVGTDDGNVQVTTNGGKNWKNVTENLTGVPTNTWVYHIEASVHGKGTAYAVFEGHTTGDMKPYALKTTDYGKTWKSIVSEDIQENAFVRNIQEDYENEDLLFLGTEMGLYVTIDGGNNWSQFTNNMPPVAVHFIDMQKQTNDIVMGTHGRGVIIIDDISPLRQLTPSILEEDVHFFDTEAFTMPEESGFSGSFGTETQFVGGNKPTSARIAYYLKKRHTFGKMEMEVQDMEGNKVASLTPGKSKGINIVNWSYTTSTPKMAAGKTLSYGGFTAPRVPAGTYKVVLTKGKDTYESSIDVKYDEKSLTTLAERKEQEQLTTQLFNMVEDLAYMVYELGELQTKAKTIIENNPKGKKDAQKLYDALEDLRKDLVVTTGDNYVASAEPELRERMADLYSSIAGTFSRVTASQKQNLELISEEFTEVKKRYQKIKDKEGEKLMKFLEKNEIEKPTIKTKEEFLSKK; via the coding sequence ATGAAAAAACTACTGTACACCATATTGATATTAGCCTTCTTGCCCGTATCAATTTCAGCTCAAGAAACCGCTTTAAAAGGAAAAGAATTATTTGGCGATATGGAAGCTCGCCATATAGGCCCTGCATTAATGAGCGGTCGCATTAATGATATTGAAATGCACCCTAGCAATACTCGTATCATATATATTGGTACCGCCGGTGGTGGCGTTTGGAAGTCTAGTAATGGAGGAGCTACATTCTCCCCTATTTTTGATGAACATGTACAATCTATTGGAGTAGTGACATTAGACCCAAAGGATCCCGATCAAACTATTTGGGTAGGTACTGGTGAAACTTGGACACGTAATTCAGTTTCTGTTGGCGATGGATTGTTTAAATCTACAGACGGTGGAAATAATTGGGAAGAGATTCCTGGTTTTGAAAACAGTGAACGAATTGCCTCCGTAGTCATTAACCCTAATAATACCGATGAAGTATATGTAGGGGTTTTAGGCGCATTATGGAGCGATAGCGAAGATCGAGGTGTTTATAAAACAACTGATGGCGGAAAAACTTGGAATAAAATGTTATATGTGGGACCTTCTACTGGAGCGGCAGATGTAATAATGGACCCAAAAAACCCAAATGTATTGTATGCTTCTATGTGGCAATTTAAGCGTACGGGATGGAGTTTTAATTCTGGTGGTGAAAACAGTGCCTTATACAAATCTACCGACAGCGGAAAAACTTGGAATAAAATACATAACGGTTTCCCCGAAGGCGATTTAGGTAGAATTGCTATTGCAGTTGCTCCAAGTGACAATAATACTTTGTATTCTGTATTGGAAACTGAAGAAAAAGATAAAAACGGACTTTGGAAATCTACAGACGCCGGAAAAAGTTGGGAACATTTAAACAATGATTTTGGTTTAACCGTTCGCCCTTTTTACTTTTCGCGTATTACCGTTGACCCTAAAAACCCTAATATTGTTGTAAAAGGCGGTCTCACTGGTTCCATAAGCCGAGATGGTGGTAAAACCTTCAAAAATCTTGGGAATATGCATGCTGATATTCATGATATCACGTTCCATATAAACGATAGCGATATTATGTATTCAGCTACCGATGGTGGGCTGTACCGCTCTTGGAATGGTGGTTCCGTATTTGAGATTGTTGAAGATCTTCCTCTCTCACAATTTTATCACATAAGTACTGACGATGCCGAACCTTATAACGTGTATGGTGGTTTGCAAGACAATGGAAGCTGGTATGGACCATCTTCTTCTCCAGGAGGTGTAAATGCTCGTGACTGGAATAGTGTGGGATATGGCGACGGATTTAGAGTTTTAAAACACCCAACCAAAAACATTATTTATTCTGAAATGCAAGGAGCTCAAAATGTTTGGCAGTATGATGTAGACAGAAATAGAACTAGAACCATCCAACCATTACCAAAAAAAGGAGATGCTGAATTACGCTTTAATTGGAATGCTCCAATGGCAGTAAGTACTCACGCCCCTGATCGTTTTTATATGGGAAGCCAATTTTTACATAAAAGTGAAGATATGGGCGAAACGTGGCAGATTATTTCTCCAGATTTAACAACTAATGACCCTGAGAAACAAAATCAATCAGAATCTGGAGGGCTTTCGGTAGATAATAGCGGCGCTGAAAACCACACAACCATTTTTACAATTGCAGAATCTCCTTTAGATGAAAACATTATTTGGGTAGGAACAGACGATGGAAATGTACAAGTAACAACAAATGGTGGAAAAAACTGGAAGAATGTTACTGAAAACTTAACAGGTGTTCCAACAAATACTTGGGTATATCACATTGAGGCAAGTGTACATGGAAAAGGAACAGCTTATGCTGTTTTTGAAGGTCATACCACAGGCGATATGAAACCCTATGCATTGAAAACTACAGATTATGGTAAAACTTGGAAGTCGATTGTTTCAGAGGACATTCAAGAGAATGCTTTTGTTCGAAATATTCAAGAAGACTACGAAAATGAAGATTTGCTATTCTTAGGAACCGAAATGGGTTTATATGTTACTATTGATGGCGGAAACAATTGGTCACAATTCACAAATAACATGCCACCGGTTGCCGTTCATTTTATCGATATGCAAAAGCAAACTAATGATATCGTAATGGGCACACACGGACGAGGCGTAATCATTATAGATGACATTAGTCCTTTACGGCAACTTACCCCATCAATTTTAGAAGAAGATGTTCACTTTTTCGATACGGAAGCTTTCACTATGCCAGAAGAAAGTGGCTTTAGCGGTAGTTTTGGAACTGAAACACAATTTGTAGGGGGCAATAAACCAACTTCAGCTAGGATAGCTTACTATTTGAAGAAGCGACATACATTCGGAAAAATGGAAATGGAAGTCCAAGATATGGAAGGAAACAAAGTAGCTTCCCTTACTCCTGGAAAATCAAAAGGCATCAATATTGTAAACTGGAGTTATACAACTTCTACTCCAAAAATGGCAGCTGGGAAAACACTTTCATACGGAGGTTTCACAGCACCTCGGGTACCTGCAGGAACATACAAAGTAGTATTGACAAAAGGTAAAGACACCTACGAATCTTCAATAGATGTAAAATATGATGAAAAATCATTAACTACGTTAGCTGAACGTAAAGAGCAAGAGCAATTAACAACACAACTATTTAATATGGTGGAAGATCTAGCCTATATGGTGTATGAATTAGGCGAATTGCAAACCAAAGCTAAAACTATAATTGAAAATAACCCTAAAGGTAAAAAGGATGCTCAAAAACTGTATGACGCATTGGAAGACCTTCGGAAAGATTTGGTTGTGACAACCGGTGATAATTATGTTGCTTCTGCTGAACCAGAATTAAGAGAACGCATGGCAGATTTATATTCGAGTATTGCAGGTACTTTTAGTCGAGTAACAGCATCTCAAAAGCAAAATTTAGAGTTAATTTCTGAAGAGTTTACAGAGGTTAAAAAACGTTATCAAAAGATTAAAGATAAGGAAGGTGAAAAATTAATGAAATTCTTAGAAAAGAATGAGATTGAAAAGCCAACCATCAAAACCAAAGAAGAATTTCTTTCGAAAAAATAG
- a CDS encoding outer membrane lipoprotein-sorting protein → MKTAKTLFIALLLVTVAPISAQTADEIIDNYFETTGGKDNWGNLEAIKISGSVSAQGMEIPVDVIQTKDGKQLVTINFQGQEIKQMAFDGETLWTTNMMTMQAEKSDAEMNQNMKQQAKKDFPSPFFNYKEKGYMVESMGKETIEGTETYKVKLTKEPMMVDGEEVPNVTYYFFETENFVPIATQNEVQQGPMKGQTVTNSMSDYQEVDGLYFPFDMGISGQNLKVKDITLNPETNEGMFAFPE, encoded by the coding sequence ATGAAAACTGCAAAAACACTATTCATCGCTTTATTGCTCGTTACTGTAGCTCCTATTTCGGCTCAAACAGCAGATGAAATTATTGATAACTATTTTGAAACAACTGGAGGTAAAGATAATTGGGGTAATCTGGAAGCCATTAAAATTTCAGGAAGTGTAAGTGCGCAAGGAATGGAAATTCCTGTGGATGTTATCCAAACCAAAGATGGAAAACAATTAGTAACTATCAACTTTCAAGGTCAAGAAATTAAACAAATGGCTTTTGATGGTGAAACACTTTGGACTACTAATATGATGACCATGCAAGCTGAAAAAAGTGATGCTGAAATGAACCAAAACATGAAGCAGCAAGCTAAGAAGGACTTTCCTTCTCCATTTTTCAACTACAAAGAAAAAGGATATATGGTGGAATCTATGGGTAAGGAAACTATTGAAGGGACAGAAACGTATAAAGTTAAATTAACTAAAGAACCGATGATGGTTGATGGCGAAGAAGTTCCAAATGTAACATATTACTTTTTTGAAACCGAAAATTTTGTTCCAATTGCCACTCAAAATGAGGTTCAACAAGGTCCTATGAAAGGACAAACTGTAACAAATTCTATGAGTGATTATCAAGAAGTGGATGGTTTATATTTCCCTTTTGATATGGGAATTTCTGGCCAGAACCTTAAAGTAAAAGATATTACACTAAACCCAGAAACCAATGAGGGAATGTTTGCTTTCCCTGAATAA
- a CDS encoding DUF72 domain-containing protein, whose amino-acid sequence MKFGKVDDPSKIDFTLPVDHPDTKKTLSNYKPVSTPNLYVGCAKWNRADLKGFYPRGTKDELEYYSRQFNSIELNATFYRIFPADVFAGWYDKTPDDFRFFPKFFQGVSHWKRLNDFEDYLNDYLLNASNLKEKLEMPFVQTHNNFKPTNMDRLDLFFKAIPNDMRIAVEFRHTDWFNDEAASEELYDILEKNDVTNIIVDSAGRRDLLHMRMTTDSAFIRYNGSNHESDYTRLDDWLDRLEEWVDQGLQNIYFFVHQNIEKASPLLSAYFIEKANERFGTDVKIPKMDKTKTLF is encoded by the coding sequence ATGAAATTTGGTAAAGTTGACGACCCCTCAAAAATAGATTTTACATTACCTGTAGACCATCCGGACACTAAAAAAACGCTTTCTAACTATAAACCTGTTTCCACACCTAATTTATATGTAGGTTGTGCCAAATGGAACCGCGCAGATTTAAAAGGTTTTTATCCTAGAGGTACTAAAGATGAGTTGGAATATTATTCTAGACAATTTAATAGTATTGAACTAAATGCTACTTTTTACCGCATTTTTCCGGCCGATGTTTTTGCAGGTTGGTACGATAAAACCCCAGATGACTTTCGTTTTTTTCCGAAGTTTTTTCAAGGTGTTTCACATTGGAAGCGGCTCAATGATTTTGAAGACTATTTGAATGATTACCTATTAAATGCTTCTAATTTAAAAGAAAAATTAGAAATGCCCTTTGTGCAAACACACAATAACTTTAAGCCAACCAATATGGATAGGTTAGACCTATTTTTTAAGGCAATACCTAATGATATGCGTATTGCGGTGGAATTTCGACATACAGATTGGTTTAATGATGAAGCAGCTTCAGAGGAATTGTATGATATTCTTGAAAAGAATGATGTTACAAACATTATAGTCGATTCTGCTGGACGGCGAGATTTACTACATATGCGCATGACAACCGATAGTGCTTTTATTCGATATAACGGCTCTAATCATGAAAGTGATTATACGCGTTTAGATGATTGGCTTGATAGACTAGAAGAATGGGTTGATCAAGGCTTACAAAACATCTACTTTTTTGTACATCAAAATATTGAAAAAGCATCACCTTTACTTTCAGCTTATTTTATTGAAAAAGCAAATGAGCGCTTTGGCACCGATGTAAAAATTCCAAAAATGGATAAAACTAAAACCTTATTTTAA
- a CDS encoding acyl-CoA thioesterase — protein sequence MNFHTRKWIKPEDLNPNGTLFGGRLLEWIDEESALYAIIQLENPKTVTKYMSEINFRSSAKKGDIVEIGLEAVKFGTSSLTLACEVRNKMTREVIITIDTIIMVSLDENGKPKPHGKKEIEFVKDRLED from the coding sequence ATGAACTTTCATACCCGTAAATGGATAAAACCTGAAGATTTAAACCCAAATGGCACCTTATTTGGCGGTAGATTGTTAGAGTGGATCGATGAAGAATCGGCTTTATATGCCATTATTCAACTAGAAAATCCAAAAACAGTAACTAAATATATGAGCGAGATTAATTTTCGAAGCTCAGCAAAAAAAGGGGATATTGTTGAAATAGGCTTAGAAGCTGTAAAGTTTGGAACTTCTTCGTTAACACTCGCTTGTGAAGTCCGTAATAAAATGACCCGAGAGGTTATTATTACTATAGATACCATTATTATGGTAAGTTTAGATGAAAACGGAAAGCCTAAACCTCACGGTAAAAAAGAAATAGAATTTGTAAAAGATCGATTAGAAGACTAA